The following proteins are co-located in the Acidimicrobiales bacterium genome:
- a CDS encoding NAD-dependent succinate-semialdehyde dehydrogenase, protein MSEAWNRVAGRVPTGLLIGGEWVAGSAGVLEVEDPSTAEAFVEVAAGDESDMLAAVAAAHDAGPAWAATSPRDRAEVLRRAYEAMIEQVDEIATVMVLENGKAYTDAVGEVRYAAEFLRWFSELAAHVHGQSGRAPAGDKRILTNRRPVGVALMVTPWNFPAAMATRKIGPALAAGCTVVLKPAKLTPLTANYVGRLLVEAGVPDGVVNIVTTASAGAPVAAALADDRVRKLSFTGSTEVGRILLEQAARRVVNCSMELGGNAPLVVFDDADIDLAVAGAMVAKMRNAGEACTAANRIYVHEAVAGAFTEELTAAMAAQKVGPGLAEGVEVGPLVDQATRDKVEELVASAVDAGGTIRTGGNRVGERGWFYAPTVISGVEAGSPILGEEIFGPVAPIVTFTSDDEAVAAANDTPFGLAAYVFTGDLARGLNIAERIEAGMVGVNRGLMSDPAAPFGGLKQSGLAREGGTEGLDAYLETQYIAADW, encoded by the coding sequence ATGAGTGAAGCGTGGAACCGGGTGGCGGGCCGTGTGCCGACGGGCCTGTTGATCGGCGGCGAATGGGTCGCCGGTTCGGCGGGCGTGCTGGAGGTGGAGGATCCCTCGACGGCCGAGGCGTTCGTCGAGGTCGCCGCGGGCGACGAGTCGGACATGTTGGCCGCGGTGGCGGCTGCTCACGACGCGGGGCCTGCCTGGGCGGCGACGTCACCGCGCGACAGGGCCGAGGTGTTGCGGCGGGCGTACGAGGCGATGATCGAGCAGGTCGACGAGATCGCGACGGTCATGGTCCTCGAGAACGGCAAGGCTTACACCGATGCCGTGGGGGAGGTTCGGTACGCGGCGGAGTTCCTGCGGTGGTTCTCGGAGCTCGCTGCGCACGTTCACGGCCAGTCGGGGCGCGCGCCTGCCGGCGACAAGCGGATCCTGACCAACCGCAGGCCGGTCGGTGTGGCGCTGATGGTGACACCGTGGAACTTTCCTGCGGCGATGGCGACCCGCAAGATCGGTCCGGCGCTCGCGGCGGGTTGCACGGTGGTGCTCAAGCCGGCGAAGTTGACACCGTTGACGGCGAACTATGTGGGGCGGCTGCTGGTGGAGGCGGGTGTGCCCGACGGTGTCGTGAACATCGTCACGACCGCGTCGGCGGGGGCACCGGTGGCGGCGGCGTTGGCCGATGACAGGGTGCGGAAGTTGTCGTTCACGGGGTCCACCGAGGTTGGCCGGATCCTGTTGGAACAGGCGGCGAGGCGGGTCGTGAACTGCTCGATGGAACTCGGCGGCAACGCGCCGTTGGTGGTGTTCGACGACGCCGATATCGACCTCGCCGTCGCGGGGGCGATGGTCGCCAAGATGCGCAACGCCGGGGAGGCGTGCACCGCGGCCAACCGGATCTACGTCCACGAGGCTGTCGCAGGCGCCTTCACCGAGGAGCTGACCGCCGCGATGGCGGCCCAGAAGGTCGGTCCGGGTCTGGCAGAGGGGGTGGAGGTGGGGCCTCTCGTGGATCAGGCGACGCGCGACAAGGTCGAGGAACTCGTCGCGTCGGCGGTCGACGCCGGCGGAACCATCCGCACCGGCGGGAACCGGGTCGGCGAGCGGGGCTGGTTCTACGCGCCGACGGTCATCTCGGGGGTGGAGGCCGGTTCGCCGATCCTGGGCGAGGAGATCTTCGGGCCGGTCGCGCCAATCGTCACGTTCACCTCCGACGACGAGGCTGTCGCCGCGGCGAACGACACCCCCTTCGGGCTCGCCGCCTACGTCTTCACCGGTGACCTCGCGCGGGGACTGAACATCGCGGAGCGCATCGAGGCCGGCATGGTCGGTGTCAACCGCGGGCTCATGTCGGACCCCGCCGCGCCATTCGGGGGCCTCAAGCAGTCCGGCCTCGCCCGCGAAGGCGGCACCGAAGGCCTCGACGCCTACCTCGAGACCCAGTACATCGCCGCCGACTGGTAG
- a CDS encoding maleylacetate reductase, which produces MRDFTYDALGGRVVFGVGARRRIPEEVDALGASSVVVVASSRDDATVEGIVAGLGDGFAGRFSDVAQHVPVQKVSALREIVTEARADLVVTVGGGSAIGFGKAVALDPGVMQVAVPTTYSGSEMTPIWGMTADGHKKTGRDPRVQPDVVVYDPELTLSLPPGVAGPSGMNALAHCVEALYAPGANPVISLLALEGISALAGALPAVVARPDDVDARTSALYGAYLAGCSLAVAGTALHHRTCHVLGGMFGLNHGDMNAAVLPHALAYTRPAIHDEYGRMSDVLGGDAAGALFDLARAIGAPVSLAEIGMPPDGVGPAAERIVGEAAANPRPPTVDGIMMMLDDALSGKAPGAGSLRGRTRAHE; this is translated from the coding sequence GTGCGCGACTTCACCTACGACGCGCTCGGCGGACGGGTCGTCTTCGGGGTCGGGGCGCGCCGTCGGATCCCGGAGGAGGTCGACGCTCTCGGTGCCTCATCGGTCGTCGTGGTCGCGAGTTCCCGGGACGACGCGACGGTCGAGGGGATCGTGGCGGGCCTCGGCGATGGCTTCGCCGGGCGCTTCTCCGACGTCGCCCAACACGTGCCGGTCCAGAAGGTGTCAGCGTTACGCGAGATCGTCACCGAGGCGCGCGCCGATCTCGTCGTGACCGTGGGTGGAGGCTCTGCCATCGGTTTCGGCAAGGCCGTCGCTCTCGACCCCGGCGTGATGCAGGTGGCGGTGCCGACCACGTACTCCGGTTCGGAGATGACGCCCATCTGGGGGATGACCGCGGACGGTCACAAGAAGACGGGACGGGACCCGCGTGTGCAGCCCGACGTCGTCGTCTACGACCCGGAGCTCACCCTGAGCCTGCCCCCGGGTGTCGCCGGCCCGAGCGGGATGAACGCGCTCGCCCACTGTGTCGAAGCGCTCTACGCGCCGGGGGCGAACCCTGTCATCTCACTGCTGGCGCTCGAGGGCATCAGTGCGCTCGCGGGGGCGCTTCCCGCCGTCGTGGCGCGCCCCGACGACGTCGACGCCCGGACGTCGGCCCTGTACGGCGCGTACCTCGCGGGGTGCTCGCTCGCCGTGGCGGGCACGGCGCTGCACCACAGGACCTGCCACGTCCTCGGGGGGATGTTCGGGCTGAACCACGGCGACATGAACGCCGCCGTCCTGCCGCACGCGCTCGCCTACACCCGCCCTGCGATCCACGACGAGTACGGGCGGATGAGTGACGTGCTCGGCGGCGACGCCGCCGGTGCCCTCTTCGATCTCGCCCGGGCGATCGGAGCTCCGGTATCGCTGGCCGAGATCGGCATGCCCCCTGACGGGGTCGGCCCCGCCGCAGAGCGCATCGTCGGGGAGGCGGCCGCCAATCCCCGGCCTCCCACGGTCGACGGGATCATGATGATGCTGGACGACGCGCTGTCGGGGAAGGCCCCCGGGGCCGGAAGCCTGAGAGGACGGACGAGAGCTCATGAGTGA
- a CDS encoding bifunctional o-acetylhomoserine/o-acetylserine sulfhydrylase, translating into MSDEWGFETRQVHVGGDPDASTGARAVPIYQTTSFSFRDSEHAANLFALAEVGNIYTRIMNPTQGALEARLSALEGGCTTAIGIPGALAVASGQAAETLALLTLCEAGDHIVSSSSLYGGTYNLFHYTLPKLGIEVTFVDDADDLDQWRSQIRDNTKCFYAEVSGNPKNDCLDIAGVAGVAHESGIPLMVDNTIPTPYLINPLAHGADFVVHSMTKFIGGHGTSIGGCIVDGGSFDFGESGRFPNFIEPDPSYHGLAYWPALGHGCFILKARVQMLRDIGPAIAPQNAFLFLQGLETLSLRMERHFSNAMAVAAYLDGHDQVERVQFAGLPSSRWHQRMTELGGGKGYGSVPAFIIKGGLDAGRAFVDGVTLHSHVANIGDVRSLVIHPASTTHSQLTPEEQASTGVEPGLVRLSVGIETIDDILADLDRGFAAAAAV; encoded by the coding sequence ATGAGTGACGAGTGGGGATTCGAGACCAGGCAGGTCCATGTCGGGGGTGACCCGGACGCATCGACCGGGGCCCGTGCGGTCCCGATCTACCAGACCACGTCCTTCTCGTTCCGTGACTCCGAGCACGCGGCCAACCTCTTCGCCCTCGCCGAGGTCGGCAACATCTACACCCGGATCATGAACCCGACCCAGGGTGCTCTCGAAGCCCGTCTGTCCGCACTGGAAGGTGGATGCACGACGGCCATCGGGATCCCCGGGGCGCTCGCGGTGGCGTCCGGCCAGGCCGCCGAGACCCTCGCACTGTTGACGCTGTGCGAGGCCGGCGATCACATCGTCTCGTCGTCGTCGTTGTACGGCGGCACCTACAACCTCTTCCACTACACGCTGCCCAAGCTCGGCATCGAGGTGACCTTCGTCGACGACGCCGACGACCTCGACCAGTGGCGTTCGCAGATCCGCGACAACACCAAGTGCTTCTACGCGGAGGTGTCCGGAAACCCGAAGAACGACTGCCTCGACATCGCCGGTGTCGCCGGTGTCGCCCACGAGTCGGGCATTCCGCTCATGGTCGACAACACCATCCCCACCCCCTACCTGATCAACCCGCTCGCCCACGGCGCCGACTTCGTGGTCCACTCGATGACCAAGTTCATCGGTGGTCACGGCACCTCCATCGGCGGTTGCATCGTCGACGGGGGGTCCTTCGACTTCGGCGAGAGCGGCCGCTTCCCGAACTTCATCGAGCCCGACCCCAGCTACCACGGCCTGGCGTACTGGCCGGCACTCGGGCACGGATGTTTCATCCTCAAGGCGCGGGTCCAGATGCTGCGGGACATCGGACCGGCGATCGCCCCGCAGAATGCCTTCCTGTTCCTGCAGGGACTCGAGACCCTGAGCCTGCGCATGGAGCGCCACTTCTCCAACGCGATGGCGGTCGCTGCGTACCTCGACGGTCACGATCAGGTCGAGCGGGTCCAGTTCGCGGGTCTGCCGTCGAGCCGGTGGCACCAGCGGATGACCGAACTCGGGGGTGGCAAGGGTTACGGCTCGGTCCCTGCGTTCATCATCAAGGGCGGCCTCGACGCCGGCAGGGCCTTCGTCGACGGCGTGACCCTGCACAGTCACGTGGCGAACATCGGCGATGTGCGCTCGCTGGTGATCCATCCCGCCTCGACGACGCACTCTCAACTGACCCCGGAGGAACAGGCCTCGACGGGTGTGGAGCCCGGCCTCGTCCGCCTCTCGGTCGGAATCGAGACGATCGACGACATCCTCGCCGACCTCGACCGCGGATTCGCAGCGGCCGCCGCGGTCTGA
- a CDS encoding disulfide oxidoreductase, with the protein MDTFLALLALASLLGAAVVIAVIVAPSLRGWLPDIGAVAVPLATLVAVAATVGSLYLSEARDFVPCEFCWYQRIAMYPLGVVLAVAAIRRRHDVIFTALPLATVGAGLSIYHYQLQLFPEQGSSCSAVTPCTGKWVEEFGFVTIPFMALAGFVFVGALVVADHISARGALEQT; encoded by the coding sequence ATGGACACCTTCCTCGCGCTCCTGGCGCTCGCGTCGCTGCTCGGCGCGGCCGTCGTCATCGCCGTGATCGTCGCCCCGTCGCTACGCGGATGGCTTCCCGACATCGGCGCCGTCGCCGTGCCTCTCGCCACGCTCGTCGCCGTCGCGGCCACCGTGGGTTCGCTCTATCTGTCCGAGGCCCGGGACTTCGTCCCGTGTGAGTTCTGCTGGTACCAGCGCATCGCGATGTACCCGCTCGGTGTGGTCCTCGCCGTCGCGGCCATCCGACGGCGCCATGACGTGATCTTCACGGCCCTGCCTCTCGCGACCGTGGGAGCGGGCCTGTCCATCTACCATTACCAGCTACAGCTCTTCCCCGAGCAGGGCTCGTCGTGTTCGGCGGTCACTCCGTGCACCGGCAAGTGGGTGGAGGAGTTCGGATTCGTGACGATCCCGTTCATGGCGCTCGCGGGTTTCGTCTTCGTCGGTGCGCTCGTCGTCGCCGACCACATCTCCGCACGTGGCGCCTTGGAGCAGACATGA
- a CDS encoding TlpA disulfide reductase family protein, with protein sequence MSNRTAGTTRRSGRPIPPRPGTTPAQAPGSRGRIIWIGIAAVILIAAVVAIAVAASGGDDDGGATADGIETGGVEAIGDPLPTFVDPVDDPAIGSEAPLVSAATFDGDRVAIDGESGARIFGFFAHWCPVCQRELPRIVDYLDTTGLPDEVDLWAVSTGVDPSRGNYPPSAWFAAEGYDLPVLMDSSTGQLATALGLRNYPYFVVVNADNEIAFRISGELTTEQFDQLVEIAQQG encoded by the coding sequence ATGAGCAACAGAACCGCCGGAACCACACGCCGCTCGGGACGGCCCATACCGCCTCGGCCTGGCACGACGCCGGCGCAGGCGCCGGGATCCCGTGGTCGCATCATCTGGATAGGCATCGCAGCGGTGATCCTCATCGCCGCGGTCGTCGCCATCGCCGTCGCCGCCTCGGGTGGCGACGACGATGGCGGCGCCACCGCCGACGGGATCGAGACGGGCGGGGTCGAGGCCATCGGGGATCCGCTCCCGACCTTCGTGGACCCGGTGGACGATCCGGCCATCGGCTCCGAGGCACCGCTCGTCTCCGCAGCGACGTTCGACGGGGACCGCGTCGCCATCGACGGCGAGTCCGGTGCTCGCATCTTCGGGTTCTTCGCCCACTGGTGTCCGGTCTGCCAGAGGGAACTGCCCCGGATCGTCGACTATCTGGACACCACCGGCCTTCCCGACGAGGTGGACCTCTGGGCCGTCTCCACCGGCGTGGATCCTTCCCGAGGCAACTACCCGCCGAGCGCGTGGTTCGCCGCCGAAGGCTACGACCTCCCGGTTCTGATGGACTCTTCGACCGGCCAACTCGCAACCGCCCTCGGTCTTCGGAACTACCCCTACTTCGTGGTCGTCAACGCCGACAACGAGATCGCGTTCCGGATCTCGGGCGAACTCACGACCGAGCAGTTCGACCAACTGGTCGAGATCGCCCAGCAGGGCTGA
- a CDS encoding alpha/beta hydrolase yields the protein MELDYSTIDPVLLAGMADMPPGVEDLTRDSVVAVREARADFFQPEVGSAVTAVERTVGRESGDIRVIVYGAPDDTTRPGLLWIHGGGYVIGTAEDDRARLIAEEVGCRVVSVDYRLAPEHPFPAGVEDCHAALLWMAENSSDLAIDPDRIAIGGQSGGGGLAAGLALWNRDRGGPRPVLQLLLYPMIDNLHDTPSGRIVNHPVWNRETSLRAWEMYLDGTPGHEASGYAAATRARDLADLPPAYICVGTADLFRDEDIDYARRLLDAGVPTELAVFPGIYHGSDLFVPDAAVSRRLRHSFLRALADAFDQTDGADSPTGPIDTEEP from the coding sequence ATGGAACTGGACTACTCCACGATCGATCCGGTGCTGCTCGCGGGCATGGCCGACATGCCGCCGGGGGTCGAGGACCTGACCCGGGACAGCGTCGTGGCGGTGCGCGAGGCGCGCGCCGATTTCTTCCAGCCGGAGGTCGGGTCCGCCGTGACGGCCGTCGAGAGGACGGTCGGCCGCGAGTCGGGTGACATCAGGGTCATCGTCTACGGGGCGCCCGACGACACCACTCGTCCCGGGCTGTTGTGGATCCACGGCGGGGGCTACGTCATCGGCACCGCCGAAGACGACCGGGCGCGCCTCATCGCCGAGGAGGTGGGCTGTCGGGTTGTCTCCGTCGACTACCGGTTGGCCCCGGAGCACCCCTTCCCGGCCGGCGTCGAGGACTGCCACGCGGCGCTGCTGTGGATGGCCGAGAACTCGTCGGATCTGGCCATTGACCCCGACCGCATCGCGATCGGCGGACAGAGCGGCGGCGGCGGGCTGGCGGCGGGACTGGCTCTGTGGAACCGGGACCGTGGGGGTCCGCGTCCGGTTCTCCAGCTCCTGCTGTACCCGATGATCGACAACCTCCATGACACGCCCTCCGGCAGGATCGTCAACCACCCGGTCTGGAATCGCGAGACGTCGTTGCGTGCCTGGGAGATGTACCTCGATGGAACCCCGGGCCACGAAGCGTCCGGGTATGCGGCCGCGACCCGTGCCCGGGACCTCGCCGACCTGCCGCCCGCCTACATCTGTGTCGGGACGGCTGACCTCTTCAGGGACGAGGACATCGACTACGCACGACGCCTCCTCGACGCCGGCGTGCCGACCGAGCTCGCCGTCTTTCCCGGCATCTACCACGGTTCCGATCTGTTCGTCCCCGACGCGGCCGTCAGCCGGCGTCTCCGACACAGCTTCCTGAGGGCGCTGGCCGACGCGTTCGATCAGACCGACGGGGCCGATTCGCCGACAGGACCGATCGATACGGAGGAGCCATGA
- a CDS encoding cytochrome P450 — protein MNDETTGPATDGARPLSAEHLVCPFDVDSRLRAEAPVYHEPVDDIWVVSRYDDVQDALRRPEVFSNRFGRIIRSRDRLPAEALEILAEGWAPVDTLFTTDPPEHRRFRSLVSKAFTPRRVDGMAAGIDETARTLLADVLSAASPVDIVSAYAAPLPMIVIADQLGVSRDDLALFSQWSRAVVNELSRLATPEQQIDAARACVAFQHYFHERIGERRSVPADDMLSDLVHAETVDDRPLDDAELLMMLQQLLVAGNETTTNGIASGIWRLATDGDLQRDLRAEPASLEGFVEEILRLEAPIQGMWRVMAAEATLGGVTIPEGAVVMLRYGSANRDEGHYDAPAHLDPVRANPRDHLAFGGGLHFCIGAALARSEMQIAFARLLEATSRIALAPGVEVEHGPHLLIRGIDSLPVVLEVA, from the coding sequence ATGAACGACGAGACCACCGGGCCGGCCACCGATGGCGCCCGTCCGTTGTCGGCCGAGCACCTCGTCTGTCCCTTCGACGTCGACTCACGGCTGCGGGCCGAGGCGCCCGTCTACCACGAGCCCGTGGACGACATCTGGGTCGTGAGCCGCTACGACGACGTCCAGGACGCGCTCAGACGCCCCGAGGTCTTCTCCAACCGCTTCGGTCGCATCATCCGGAGCCGGGATCGGCTGCCGGCCGAGGCGCTCGAGATCCTCGCGGAGGGATGGGCGCCGGTCGACACCCTGTTCACGACGGACCCCCCCGAGCACCGCCGGTTCCGTTCGTTGGTGTCCAAGGCTTTCACGCCGCGACGCGTCGACGGCATGGCAGCCGGGATCGACGAGACCGCCAGAACGCTGTTGGCGGACGTGTTGAGTGCCGCGAGCCCCGTCGACATCGTCAGCGCATACGCGGCGCCGCTTCCGATGATCGTCATCGCGGACCAACTCGGCGTCTCACGTGACGATCTCGCCCTTTTCTCGCAGTGGAGCCGCGCCGTCGTCAACGAACTGAGTCGTCTCGCCACGCCCGAACAGCAGATCGACGCGGCCCGGGCCTGCGTCGCCTTCCAGCACTATTTCCACGAACGGATCGGAGAACGGCGCTCGGTGCCCGCAGACGACATGCTGTCGGACCTCGTGCATGCCGAGACCGTGGACGACCGCCCACTCGACGACGCCGAGCTGTTGATGATGCTCCAACAACTGCTCGTCGCGGGGAACGAGACGACCACCAACGGCATCGCGTCGGGAATCTGGCGTCTCGCCACCGACGGGGACCTCCAGCGCGACCTGCGGGCTGAACCCGCTTCCCTCGAGGGCTTCGTCGAGGAGATACTCCGGCTGGAGGCGCCCATCCAGGGGATGTGGCGCGTGATGGCAGCCGAGGCGACCCTGGGCGGCGTCACGATTCCCGAGGGTGCCGTGGTGATGTTGCGCTACGGCTCGGCCAACCGCGATGAAGGTCACTACGACGCTCCGGCACACCTCGACCCCGTCCGCGCGAACCCCCGTGACCATCTCGCCTTCGGGGGCGGACTCCACTTCTGTATCGGTGCGGCGCTCGCCCGGTCCGAGATGCAGATCGCATTCGCACGGCTGCTCGAGGCCACCTCGCGGATCGCTCTCGCGCCCGGTGTGGAGGTGGAACACGGTCCACATCTGCTGATACGGGGGATCGACTCCCTGCCGGTCGTGCTCGAGGTGGCCTGA
- a CDS encoding EAL domain-containing protein: MFRGGRGVGRRPRVGTLLVCLALVPLVGLTWLALSRTIAAMDASSAAQDLASSTDRAVLFVNLEAAVDQEQTWAQAAGLAESLGIAPPLLSAFVGFDLPAALDEARQGLDGLADRIDDSEFAVALRAQLGEARRADLMPDELADAYEQLRNFVAARSQLEMRRVLTDAAGVDSAEGLVDAALVVEATASMRASFTGQVGAFFSIALGELGIVEDPLSELALEATAYDNAGKRVEALSVDGSRTAAVFDALPADPNVGLFLAEVEELLADVYDGDGLTDTTMMVEVGATSISPEDLTRLGTSFAAAGIGADSHVDLVVTAGVDVLDFVDSAASSARATAWWVMAVATIIGLITVSVTLATARAIVRPLRLLSDAADSLRRGDLAHQVPLSGPREVRSVGHALAEAVDNLRLGERQADALAVGSLDDPVFDVEAKGHFGSSLQAAVERLRVSLAEREEYRRRLSHQAAHDGLTGVPNRRAVIDHLEQAVARTARSDATLAAFFVDVDGFKSVNDIHGHPAGDALLRTVAQRLGEAVRGGDLVGRLGGDEFLVVAEPVTDVDDAYVLAERIRTSVTKPVSTPAGVIEPTISIGVAVSQAGRFTADELIRDADLAVYLAKERGRDRTEVCDDHMRQQASRESDLDREVREALDGDQFVLHYQPIVAAADARPVGVEALIRWEHPERGLVAPADFIDFAERSDLVIDIDRWVIASAVEQLRNWRGVPVLGDLALSINVSGRHLRGGTLPSDVEAALAGSDVDPALLVVEVTESALLDDLRDVAADLDAVRALGVRVAIDDFGTGYTSLAHLRTLPLDILKLDQSFVATLDTDDRSIVGLVIDTAHLLDLEIVIEGVETASQAAVVRDLGCDFIQGFHFGMPVPGARLAELLGPSAAPHAGVN; this comes from the coding sequence ATGTTCCGCGGCGGACGCGGCGTGGGTCGACGCCCACGCGTAGGCACCCTTCTCGTCTGTCTCGCGCTCGTGCCGTTGGTGGGGCTGACGTGGTTGGCGTTGTCCCGGACCATCGCCGCCATGGACGCGAGTTCCGCCGCGCAGGACCTTGCCAGCTCCACCGACAGGGCTGTGCTGTTCGTCAACCTCGAGGCGGCGGTCGACCAGGAGCAGACCTGGGCTCAGGCGGCCGGACTCGCCGAGTCGCTCGGGATCGCTCCACCCTTGTTGTCGGCATTCGTCGGCTTCGACCTACCTGCCGCGCTCGATGAAGCGCGGCAGGGACTCGACGGTCTCGCTGATCGGATCGACGACAGCGAGTTCGCCGTCGCCCTGCGAGCACAGCTGGGCGAGGCGAGACGGGCTGACCTGATGCCCGACGAGCTCGCCGATGCATACGAGCAGCTCCGCAACTTCGTCGCCGCCCGGAGTCAGCTCGAGATGCGACGTGTCCTGACCGATGCGGCGGGGGTCGACAGTGCCGAGGGCCTGGTCGATGCGGCGCTGGTGGTCGAGGCGACGGCGTCGATGCGGGCCTCGTTCACGGGTCAGGTCGGAGCGTTCTTCTCGATAGCGCTCGGTGAGCTGGGGATCGTGGAGGATCCGTTGTCCGAGCTGGCGCTCGAGGCTACGGCGTACGACAACGCCGGGAAGCGGGTGGAGGCACTCTCAGTGGACGGTTCGCGGACAGCGGCCGTGTTCGACGCCCTTCCGGCGGATCCGAACGTAGGCCTCTTTCTTGCAGAGGTCGAGGAGCTTCTCGCTGACGTGTACGACGGAGACGGTCTCACCGACACCACCATGATGGTCGAGGTGGGAGCCACGTCCATCTCCCCGGAGGATCTCACCCGCCTGGGGACGAGCTTCGCCGCCGCCGGCATCGGCGCGGATTCCCATGTCGACCTCGTGGTCACCGCCGGCGTCGACGTGTTGGACTTCGTTGACTCGGCCGCATCCTCGGCGAGGGCAACCGCCTGGTGGGTGATGGCCGTGGCGACGATCATCGGTCTGATCACCGTCTCGGTGACGTTGGCTACGGCGCGGGCGATCGTACGGCCGCTCAGGCTGCTGTCGGACGCCGCCGACTCGCTGAGACGGGGCGACCTGGCTCACCAGGTTCCGCTGAGTGGACCTCGGGAGGTCCGCTCGGTCGGCCATGCCCTCGCCGAGGCTGTCGACAATCTCCGCCTCGGTGAGCGCCAGGCCGACGCACTCGCGGTCGGGTCACTCGACGACCCCGTGTTCGACGTCGAGGCCAAGGGGCACTTCGGCTCCTCCCTGCAGGCGGCCGTGGAGCGGCTGCGGGTCTCGCTTGCCGAACGGGAGGAGTACCGCCGCCGCCTCAGCCACCAGGCCGCCCACGACGGCCTCACCGGTGTTCCCAATCGGCGAGCCGTCATCGACCACCTCGAGCAGGCCGTCGCCCGTACCGCACGTTCCGATGCGACGCTGGCGGCCTTCTTCGTCGACGTGGACGGCTTCAAGTCGGTGAACGACATCCACGGCCACCCGGCCGGGGATGCACTGTTGAGGACCGTCGCGCAGCGTCTCGGTGAGGCTGTTCGCGGCGGAGACCTGGTCGGGCGTCTCGGCGGTGACGAGTTCCTCGTCGTCGCGGAGCCCGTGACCGATGTCGACGATGCCTATGTTCTGGCCGAGCGAATCCGCACCTCTGTCACCAAACCGGTGTCGACGCCCGCCGGGGTCATCGAGCCGACGATCAGCATCGGGGTCGCGGTGTCGCAGGCCGGTCGGTTCACCGCCGACGAGTTGATCCGGGACGCCGACCTCGCCGTCTACCTGGCGAAGGAGCGGGGCAGAGACCGCACGGAGGTCTGCGACGATCACATGCGCCAACAGGCGTCGCGTGAGTCGGACCTGGACCGCGAGGTTCGTGAGGCCCTCGACGGCGACCAGTTCGTTCTCCACTACCAGCCGATAGTCGCCGCCGCCGACGCCCGCCCGGTCGGGGTCGAGGCCCTGATCCGCTGGGAGCACCCGGAGCGGGGCCTCGTCGCGCCCGCGGACTTCATCGATTTCGCCGAGCGGTCCGATCTCGTCATCGATATCGACCGCTGGGTGATCGCATCAGCGGTCGAGCAGCTGCGCAACTGGCGGGGTGTCCCGGTCCTCGGTGATCTGGCTCTGTCGATCAACGTGTCGGGGCGGCATCTGCGGGGTGGGACACTGCCCTCTGACGTGGAGGCGGCGCTGGCGGGTTCTGATGTGGACCCGGCGCTGTTGGTCGTGGAGGTCACCGAGAGTGCACTCCTCGACGACCTCCGGGACGTCGCGGCGGACCTCGACGCGGTACGCGCGCTCGGGGTGCGGGTCGCGATCGACGATTTCGGGACCGGCTACACCTCGCTCGCACATCTTCGGACGTTGCCGCTCGACATCTTGAAGCTCGACCAGAGCTTCGTCGCGACCCTCGACACGGACGACCGGTCGATCGTGGGTCTCGTCATCGACACGGCCCACCTCCTCGACCTCGAGATAGTGATCGAGGGGGTCGAGACCGCGTCACAGGCTGCGGTGGTGAGGGACCTGGGTTGCGACTTCATACAGGGATTCCACTTCGGGATGCCGGTGCCGGGAGCCAGGCTGGCAGAGCTCCTCGGCCCGTCGGCCGCTCCGCACGCCGGTGTGAACTGA
- a CDS encoding enoyl-CoA hydratase/isomerase family protein encodes MSSRSWERFRIDEVGDGVVDLVIDRPDKLNAMDRLFFDELIDVMDHVTHEPSIRVVVLAGEGRAFSAGGDIATFPALTLDVDAARAHVRVVFDAFHAVERAGVPVIAAVNGIAHGGGLEILCAVDYTIAAEHATFGFRESAHGLVPGFGIVKGERKMGAAWTWRLVSTAEVIDVATAREIGVVQEIVAADALLDRAHELAAAAAANPASALRSAKHLLNRDTDAGLVAAVETTALLFGTNETAELVDRFLGRPRG; translated from the coding sequence ATGAGCTCTCGGTCGTGGGAGCGGTTCCGGATCGACGAGGTCGGTGACGGCGTCGTGGACCTCGTCATCGACCGGCCCGACAAGCTCAACGCGATGGACAGGTTGTTCTTCGACGAGCTCATCGACGTGATGGACCACGTGACCCACGAGCCGTCCATCCGGGTCGTCGTGTTGGCCGGGGAGGGCCGTGCTTTCTCCGCCGGTGGCGACATCGCCACGTTTCCCGCCCTGACACTCGACGTCGACGCCGCCCGGGCGCACGTGCGGGTGGTGTTCGACGCGTTCCATGCGGTCGAGCGGGCCGGGGTTCCCGTCATCGCCGCCGTGAACGGGATCGCCCACGGCGGCGGGCTCGAGATCCTCTGCGCCGTGGACTACACGATCGCCGCGGAGCACGCGACGTTCGGATTCCGCGAATCCGCGCACGGTCTCGTGCCCGGATTCGGGATCGTGAAGGGCGAACGGAAGATGGGTGCCGCGTGGACCTGGAGGCTGGTGTCGACAGCCGAGGTGATCGATGTCGCGACGGCCCGGGAGATCGGCGTCGTCCAGGAGATCGTGGCGGCCGATGCGCTTCTGGACCGCGCCCACGAGTTGGCGGCCGCCGCGGCCGCGAACCCGGCCTCCGCGCTGAGGTCAGCCAAGCATCTCCTGAACCGAGACACTGACGCGGGGCTCGTCGCCGCGGTGGAGACGACGGCTCTGCTCTTCGGCACGAACGAGACAGCAGAACTCGTCGACCGGTTCCTCGGGCGCCCCCGCGGCTGA